Below is a window of Sceloporus undulatus isolate JIND9_A2432 ecotype Alabama chromosome 9, SceUnd_v1.1, whole genome shotgun sequence DNA.
GTTTCCTGTGAAAGAACACCCAGACACAGTCCTTAAAAGGTACAAAAGTCACATTCAAAGCTTTCAACAAATTCAAGCATGAACACTTCAGGTTCTGACAACTTATTTTCCCCTCCAGCTCTTTTGCGACTGAGACCAATCTTACGCATTATATTTCTCCCAACACAGTCCCCACAAGGTTATTTCTCTTTGTTTATTTGCAAATAGGATTTCTGGCAGCTAGTTTCCAACGAGGTGAAACACGCTTGTCTTTATGGAGAATGGTGTGCTTGGAAGTGTGTATGTGATGCTATTTAaaaacagggatttgaatttgGGATAGAAAGTCTGTCACTGAGCCAggagttctttctttcagtcttgcTTAGATTCCTTCAGAGCTTGAAGTCTTTCTAACAGCGGAGGGTGAGAGTAATGCCACATTGAAAACAACCAGTCTGAAACGGGGAATCCAAGATTATCTTTGTTCAGCTTGATGAGTGCAGAATACAAGTCTTTCGCCTTTCCAAGTTCCTTGGCAAAGGCATCAGCTTGAAATTCAAATCTCCTGCTTAATACAGTTAAGCAGAAGGAGAGAACCTGTAGGTAGGAAAGAAACATTAGTAGAGGTATCAAAATGCATTTCAGAATCCTCCAAAACCAATGGTTCTCAATTGTTAAGTCTCCggatgtttttggatttcaaatccCAAAAGACCCAACTAGGATGACTAATGGTCATGAATTGTGGAATCAAAGGATCACAGATTTGAaaaagacaacaagggccatccagcccaaacccctgaagcactcctgacagatagctattcagcttcagtttaaaaacctccaggaaggagactataccactctccaaggcatgTTCCAATGTTAGAATAAGTCTTATTCTTCCTATTgtagtagaatctcttttcctgtagtttgaattcattgctccatgtccttaTTGCTGGAGCAGCCAAAAACGAACTTGCTCCAACCTCAGGCaacccctcaaatatttaaacatagctatcatgtcacctcttaactttctcttccccaggctaaacatacccagctccctaagtcgctccccAGGTATGGCTATCAAACCTTTCACCATCTAGGTTGCCCTAGTTTTCCAGGaggcaaagaccttttcattGAAACAGGATTTTATCTACCAACTGATTGTTGTTGATGGTTCATTTATCTTacgtttcattttttaaaattgttttaacttagAGCTTGGTTTTAAAATGACAATGTAATTGTTTTTACTTGCTTTCAATGTTATAGGATGGAATCCTGCTAGGGATTTATATCTTTGTAAGAAGACTTACAACTGTGTGAGTTGTAACATCCTGTCCTGTAACATCCATATCTAGTaaggggctgctgttacattactacataGAGGAGGAGGCAAAGTGACAAATATGCATCAGGACCAATGCGCTACAGGATCCAGGTGCATTGCTCCCAATGCACATTGTGCTGTTGTACATTGAGTGACCAGCTAGGGAGCGCCAATGCACATCAGTAGAGCCCGATTGCATCCCGCTTTTATGAAGACCAttttccatgcatctgatgaaggcGGCTGCAGTCCACAAAATCTGATGCCAAGCTAAACTCATTCATGTGTAGGGTGCCACAAGTTTTGTTGACATTTAAATTAACTCAGGATCAAAAAATGCACAAATCAGAACACTAATCATTTCATCATGGAAACGATTTAAACCagtgaggaaggcagtggcattTCAACAATGATTATTTAACTTCTGAATAGTACTTTACCTCATTATAAGGTGAGAAAATAAACTGAAAGATGATTAAAAGGCCTATCAGAGTTGGCTGTGCGTCGTAGAATCCAAAGGCGGCAAAGAGTTCTTTTCGACCAATCAGCACAGCAAACAAGAAGAAACATAAGAAGGAGTTCAtctgggaaggaaaaagagaatatATCTCCTTAAATACTAATTACCTACTTTGTAGGCTAACCAAAGTAATGGCTTTCAGTACAAAATACTCCAATTTATTCTAAACACAGCAGACCTTCAACATATCTCAACAACATGGATGAGAAACTTTTAATGCTCAAGATGCTTTGGATTTCTATAGCCATCGATCTAAGCCCCAACATGTATGGGACTGTAGAATGTACTGCAAAACCTCTAACTCACAGGTACATGTGTGGCTGCCATCCTTCTCCACCCTTTTCCAACAATGGATAAAAAAAACTAAAAGCTTTATTATATCTCGAATTCTGTAagagcaatcaaagcggctaacaacatataaaatatacaaaaattacaCAATATCCCcctcttaaaaaagaattaaacaattaagattaaaattacataaccacattaaaatctaataaaaatCTGAAAGTCACAGGCAGTCGTAGCGCAAAAATCCATGGTATATATGGAATGATCATTACGTGGCCGAGGACttattctggaaaagcctgccggaagagatccgtcttgaccacttttttaaagGCGTCTAGGttggtaatctgacagatctcatccggcaggtgaTTCCACAAACTGGGAGCGGTTACGgagaaagccctctgggaggtagcaactagcctggtctttaaaggctgcaataaattcctcccagaggacctgagtgtaaggggcggattatatggaagaaggcgattCCTTAgataagttggacccaagccatgtagggctttaaaggtgataaccaacaccttgtactgtacccGGAAGCCAATAGGCAGCCAGACTTCAATATGGACCTAGTCCTTGAGATGGAAGAGCTGTACATATTCTATAAACCTATAGGAAAAACTAATGGAATTAAAGGACTGAAATTCCCACTACCTTAGACTGGATGGAAAAAGTAAATCTTCATTTCATTGCCTTATGTTTGAAATCTAAAGACCTATTCtttttccaaaaagcaagtcACATGGTTCTTGATTGTTAAATTTTAATGGGAACGATTTGTTTAATGTGTTCTATCTGTTTGTTTTACTTATCGTAattttttcattgttcttttgaTGTCCAAACTATTTGGGGCATTTtgtaaacagaaagtctgtgcaaaaataatttcaatTCAACAAACAAATTAAAGATTTAAAAGCAGCCATGTAGCTCAGGTTAGAGGCCAAAATACTCTAATGgcaccagatcttggaagctaagcaggtttagccctggttagtacttggatgggtgactgcCAATAAATATTAGGTgagcaggctatatttcagaggcaggaactgaaAACCACTCCTGAGTATTCATTGGCTAagaaccctacaaaattcatggaatCGCCATAAGTCCATTGGTAACctgaaagcacacatacacacagagctcTGAGTCACCACTACATTCACATCCAAAAACTTTAGCTTATGCTTATTTCTTTTCACTGCTTTCATACTAGAAGGATGAAGCTGTGTTACCAGAACACTAGAGCCAACTTATTTTCTAAGCAAACACAAAATGCACATGTAGAACACAGGAAAGTCCCAGTATTTCTGCTCACCTGGCTtatgacaatatttttaatagtgtGGCCAAGTTTCCAGTGGCCCAGCTCATGGCCCAGCACCGCCAAGACTTCTTCATTTTTGCAACCTTGCTTTTTACTCTAGAATTAAGGGGAAAGGAATGATATCGTAGTTATCCCTGTATGGGCTAAGACACTTGCTGCCATAATCATGACTGCACAGGATAGGAAGCAGAAATAGTTATAGATCAATATGAACAGTAACTGGGTCACAATGAATCCTTATCAAtggtacaatacaatacagtagagtaaaattaaaaataaataaagcaagctaaaagaaaatataattaaaaagagaTCCTTACTTTGGCTTTGGACTTTGCTTCGgcatcttcttcattttcttcagctGTCTGAGTCTCTGATCCAGGTTCCTCAGAGCGTTCTTTGTTAAGGGCAGAATAATCTTCCAGGAGGGTGTCAAACAGCACTATACGCTTATTCTTGAAGAAGCCATAGAAATAAGCATTGCTGTGGGAAGACCGTTTGGAACCTGGAGAGGGAGAGCAGAGGAGACAGTTTAGCCACATTATAGAAGTAAAAAAACATGTCCCTTAATTTCAAGAACATGTTTTATGGGAGATAGGCTGTATGAGTCCATTCTCTAGCTGAAATCATCAACTGATCCCACTCCATTTTGGGTTACCAGGGATGGTAAGGGgtaaaaggaaagaaacactAGCAAGAAAGGGTATGGGGAGAAAAGACAGTCCAGAGGGAAACATTAGGAGCACTGAGTGGATATTCAAGGCTTTTAAATCCTCGTGAAAGAACATGTTATTCTGACTAGTAAATAAATTGTTCCTGGTTGCTTGTGTAAGGGTTCACCATGTTTCCATGACCAGTAGCTAAGGTTCAATCCCCAGAAGCACATAAGCACAGAATTACTGTTCTGTTCACACCTAGATCGATGTTAGAGAACTACAAAGCCAAGTCCAGGGTGTTAACTCTCACCTTCTACAACATAAACCTTTGTCAGAGGAAAATTTATGTTCTTTGCCATCGCCTCAATATGCTGCTTGAGCTCTCCTTCAGGGAGTGGAATGAATTTATCGAACAATGGAGCAATGTAGTCTGCATAGATTGTGACAAGAACCTATTGTggaatacagagagagagagaccttaaGCCCATTTATCCAGCATCATTTGTCCCTTGCAAGAAGTAATTTTATCTTTCTGGTCACAAATTTTAGGTCACATTCTGTGAACAGGGTGGGCCAAACCCCTTTAAAGCTGGTTTTGCTGCCACCATTATCACGTCAATTACACTGCCaccaaaacaaaacctgaaaGTCAGCAGAGGCACTAAACCTAAAAAATCTCCTTGTTGGTCAAGGTGAACAAGTGAGTACTTGAATGTAAGCTTGATTTGGTTGGTTATACCTACAGTGGCTTACAGCACAAAAGCGTAATTTAATAACAAAAGTGGGCAATTCTGCACCTTCCAGATTTCCTGGACAATAAATCCCACAGTCTTTATTGGCCACACTGGCTAGGTGATGAAACCTATACATCCAGAGCACACAAGTCTTCACAACCCTAGTTTAGTAAATGACTGTGCTCACGTAAGAAAGCCAACCATGTCACACTCTTGCACAGAAAACTGGAAGGAAAATCATGGCTAGCAAATGGATCAGCAGGGAAAACAACCTAGGGACTAATTCaacctcatcatcatcatttaataGTTACCCATTAAATAAATCTGGACACAGTCAGTCATCATGTACTCACCAAAGAAACTGCTAAAGTGAAAAGCCACgcataaatgaagaaataatctCCGCCTATTTTGATAATGTAAAGTAGAAGTGATGTCACTGGCAAAAGGATGCACTGAGTCACGATGAATTTCTTGATCGCATCTTTAAAGAAGAATCCCAGAGTCTGGGGGTAAAGAAAAATAGTAAGGCAAAGCATCTGTAGCCAAATATACAAACTACTTTGGATATAACCATTGCTGATATATAATTCTTATTTAATTCCTCTTTCCAATGGGACTGGCTAAACCAATCAGGAAGGCGCCTTCCATTATTTGATACATCTGTTACATCTAAATCAATACCCTGACTTGTTACTCTGCTAGAAAGCAAGAAACATAACCCATGTCTTGTTTGGACTTATGGTTTTGGCTTGTTAGGAGAGCAACCAACAAGAGATTTCAGTTTGAATGTAATGTTTAAAAAGTCACCAAAAACTAtggaactattttttaaaaaagacaacatggAAGGAAAGTTATATTATTTGGCAACAAAGACATACTAAACAATACCTGCTGATTGAAGCCATGTTTTTCCTCAATGACAAAAGTATTATAGAGGCTCC
It encodes the following:
- the ZMPSTE24 gene encoding CAAX prenyl protease 1 homolog — translated: MASSAAAAASLGDLWAEAPPERRIFLAVLLFSWAVYLWEALLAWRQRTVYRTTTHVPLELGPIMDSETFEKSRLYQLDKSAFSFWSGLYSEIEGTVILLCGGIPFLWSVSGDISSRAGFGSEYEIVQSLVFLLLATLFSAVTGLPWSLYNTFVIEEKHGFNQQTLGFFFKDAIKKFIVTQCILLPVTSLLLYIIKIGGDYFFIYAWLFTLAVSLVLVTIYADYIAPLFDKFIPLPEGELKQHIEAMAKNINFPLTKVYVVEGSKRSSHSNAYFYGFFKNKRIVLFDTLLEDYSALNKERSEEPGSETQTAEENEEDAEAKSKAKSKKQGCKNEEVLAVLGHELGHWKLGHTIKNIVISQMNSFLCFFLFAVLIGRKELFAAFGFYDAQPTLIGLLIIFQFIFSPYNEVLSFCLTVLSRRFEFQADAFAKELGKAKDLYSALIKLNKDNLGFPVSDWLFSMWHYSHPPLLERLQALKESKQD